One Archangium violaceum genomic window, TGCAGGGCACCGTGAAGGAGAAGATGGGGCCGCAGGCGGCGGACCAGATGGGGCAGTCCATCCCCGAGATGCAGGGGTGGCAGCAGCAGGCGGAGGCGCAGACCGCGCAGGCCCAGCAGTCCGGGTCCGGTGGCGGGCTGATGGGCGCGCTCGGCGGGCTGGGGGGGCTCCTCGGAGGGCAGGGGCAGGGCCAGTCCGGGGGCGGCGGGCTGATGGGCGCGCTCGGCGGTGCCATGGGCCAGGCGAGCGAGGTGGCGGGCATCGTGGCGCTGCTCCAGCGCTTCAACCTCGACGCGAGCAAGGCCTCGTTGGTGGCGCCGCTGCTGCTCAACTTCCTCAAGTCCCGGCTCGACCCACAGCTGGTGGGCGGCATCCTCACGGTGATGCCGATGCTCGCCAACCTGGGGGGTGGGGGCGGCAACACTCCGGACAGCGGTGGTTCCCAGGGGGGAGGCGGAGGCCTGGGCGGGCTCCTGGGTGGCCTCATCCGCTGAATCCGAGGAGACGCCCTCCCGATGAAACCCATACGGAAGGGCGCTCCGTCATCGACGTCTCACTCAGAACAGCGTGTACACGCGGATCTGACTCTCTCCGCCCTTGGGCTCGACCGCGCCGTAGGCCTGGCCCAGGAAGGTCCCGCTCACGGTGTAGTACCCGTCCGCGACGCTACCCCCGCTATTGTCGTTGAACGACCACGACTCGTTGAACGTCAGGGACTCACCGGGGGCGAGCACGAGCTCCGAGGCCGCCGGATCGAAGGTCTTCCCGGTGGACCAGGTCCACACCTCCTGCCCGCTGGAGTTCCTGGCGCTGAACTCGTACAGCTGCCCGTTCTGGAAGCCGATCGTCACCGGGTAGGCGGCCACGTTGGTGACCGTCAGGTACAGGGGGGCGGACGAGAACCTCGAGTACGAGGTCTTGTCGGTGGAGAACGTCGCCACGAGGGGATCCGAGGTCTGCAGGACGACGTCCTGCGTGCCCGACTTGGTGCCGCTGCGTCCCAGGTAGTTGCCCAGGTAGGTTCCCGTGATGGAGAAGGTGCCATCGAGCAGCGAGCTCCCCGCGTCGTCGACGAAGCTCCAGGTCTCCTGGACGCTCCAGGTCTCGCCCGGGGCCAGCATCTTGCTGGAGCCGTAGGGGCTGAAGGTCTTGCCATTCGACCAGGTCCACAGCGTGGCGCCGCTGGCATCGCGCGCCACGAAGTCGTACTGCTGGCCACTGCCGAAGGAGACGCTCACGTACAGCGAGGAGGTGTTCTTCACCTCGAGCGTGAGCAGGGCCTGCTCGTTCCGGTCGTAGGTTCCCTTGTCGGTGAAGACGCGAACGGCCAGGGGGTCCGCGGCGGCCGCCGGGGTGGCCATTCCGAGGGCCACGAGCAGGGCGAGGGTCCACACCGACATCAACGATGCATTCCGGGTTGTTCCAATCCGCATGAGGTATGGGTTCCGTTGAGGAGGGGGGTTGCTCCCTTCCTTGCACCAGCAACGTTGGATTGGATCGTTTTCCGAGAAAACGGGCAGAACACATCATGAGCAACACTGTCGGAGAACTCCCCGCGCACGCGCGGTTCATCATCGCGGAGGAGGAGGAGCTCCTGGGCCGTGTGATGGCCTCCGTGGAGGCCGCGAGGCAGCGGAGCGGCAGTCGCAAGCAGGAGTCGCAGGGCCTGGTGGCCCAGTTGCAGGTACTGCGTGACGAGGCGGCGACCGCCCCCGTGGCGGACCTCCCGCACCTGCTCCATCAGATGAACCAGGCGCGCGCCCTCCTGGAGCGTCAGCAGACGGCCCAATTGCCGGAGATCAACGCGCCGTACTTCGCGCACCTGCGCGTGGATGGACCCGCGGGTGTCCGGGACTACCTGCTGGGCCGGACGAGCTTCGCGGACGCGTCCGCCGACGTGCGCATCATCGACTGGCGCTTCGCTCCGGTGGCCCGGGTCTTCTATCGATATGGAGAGGGAGACGCCTACGAGGAGTGGTTCGGCGAGCGGCTGTCCGAGGGCACCGTCGAGGTGCGGCGGCTGGTGGTCATCGAGCGCGGGCGGCTGACCCGCATCCAGTCCGGCACGCTCGTGCTCGTGCGTACCCCCGAGGGTGCCTGGCGGATGATGGGCGCGGGGCCCGCCTCCCAGCTCGAGGGCGGTGGAGCGGGGACGGCGGTACGTCCGGGCCAGCTCGGAATAGGGGAGGGCACTTCCCGGCGCGAGGGGGCGCTCGATGTGACGGCACTGCTCGACGCCGAACAGTTCGAGGCCGTGAGCGTGGCGGCGGACCAGCCGCTGCTCGTCCTGGGGAGCGCGGGCAGCGGGAAGACGACGGTCGCCCTGCACCGGCTCGCGAAGATCGCCTTCGACGAGCACGCGGAGTACCCCGAGTCGCGGATGAAGGTCATCGTGCCGGAGGAGGGCCTGGCGCGGCTCTCGCGGCGGTTGCTCGCGCCGCTCGGCCTGGGGAAGGTGTCCGTCGAGACGTTGGATGACTGGGCGGCCACGGCCGCGCGCGTCTCGTTCGGCGCCAAGGCCATCAAACTGTGGGAGGACACGCCTCCACTGGTGGCGAAACTCAAGCGTCACCCGGCGCTGCGCCGCGCGCTCGCGGCCCGGCTGGGCGTGCTCAAGTCGTCCGCCACCACCCTGCCGGGCCTGCGCAAGCGGCTCGCCGAGGTCTTCACGGAGCGGCGTTTCCTGGAGGGCGTCGTCTCCTATTCGAATGGAGATCTCCCGCTCACGGCCGTCGACGAGACGGTGCGGCACTCGATGCTGCAGATCGCCACGCCCCTCTCTCGCGAGCTCGAGGGGGTGGATCCGGACCGCCTCCAGACGCTCGATGGAAAGTCCCTGGAGAGCGACACGCCCGACGAGCTGGCCGGCACGTTGGACCTGGAGGATCTCCCGCTGCTGCTGTTCCTGCGCGCCCAGAGTGGGAGCCTGGGCGCCGTGGGGCGGCTGGTGCACGTCGTGCTGGACGAGGTGGAGGATTTCTCCCTCTTCGAGCTGTTCGTGGTGGGCAAGCTGCTCGGCGAGGCGAGGAGCTGCACGCTCGCTGGAGACGAGATGCAGCAGACCTCGACGAGCTTCGCGGGGTGGCCGGCGGTGCTCACGGAGCTCGGCGTCCGCGACGCGGCCACCTGCCGGCTCCAGGTGTCCTACCGTTGCCCGAGGCCGGTGACGGAGCTGGCGCGCAAGGTGTTGGGCTCGCAGGCCACCACCGCGGCCCCCCAGGCGGGCCGGGAGGGAGCGCCGGTGGGGTTGCACCACTTCCCGGACGAGGCCCAGGCGCACCTCTTCATCGGCGAGGCGCTGAGGGATCTCCTGGAGCGCGAGCCCCACGCCTCCGTCGCGGTCATCGCCAGCAGTCCCGACCAGGCGCGGGCCTTCCACCGCGTCGTCGCGGACATGTCCTGGGCCCGCCTCGTGCTGGAAGGCGACTTCTCCTTCGAGCCGGGTGTCGACGTGACGGACGTGGACAACGTCAAGGGCCTGGAGTTCGACTACGTCGTCATCCCCGACGCGACGGCCCGGGCCTACCCGGCCCATGACGAGGCGCGTCGTCGTTTGCACATCGCCATTACCCGGACTTCCCATCAGCTCTGGATTGTCTCGGCTGGTGTCCGCTCGCCCCTGCTGGCCGGGGTTTGAGGCCCCCTTGGACGGGGAGTCGGCGGGAGCACACCCCCGACTAAATCAGTATGAGAAGATTTGAATATCCGTGGCAAAATGTGGGCATGGAGGAGCGCCCACAGCTGCTCGCACGGTTGGCCAGGTGCAAGCAGGAGCACCGGGTCCCCGGCATGTTCCTGGGGTCGGTGCTCGTGTCGGCGGATGCGCTCGGCGCGGACATCGGCGAGCTCGCGCGGCGGCAGATCGCCGATGGTGAGCGGCTGGTGGAGAGCTACCGCTATCCGGTGTCGTGGATGCTGGGGATGCTCGACATCATCGGGCAGACGGCGGTGGTTCGTGGGGGCACCTACGGTGAGGCCCTCTACAAGTGCGGGCGGGATGCGGGGCTCGCCTATATCCGGAGCTCCGTGGGCCGGATGAGGGCCCTGGTGGCCTCCGCGTCCGGACTGCACCGCACCCTGGAGGGTATCCCGAGCGCGGTCTCGCTGGCGGTGAACTTCGGTGACGTCTCCTACCGCCGGCTGAGCCCCTGCTCCGGTGAGCTCATCTTCAAGCAGGACCTGATTGGCATCTCCTGGAACACGGGCATGGTGGTGGCCAGCACCGCCGCGGCCCTGGGGCGGGGACCGGATGAGCTGAAATTCGAGTCCATCCCGACGGACGAGGACGCCAGCAGTTTCCTTCTCCGCATCTGCTGGTAGTCCCGTATTTCCCGCCAGCTTCAAAGAGCGTGGGAAGCCCTGTGAGACTTCAAATCCTCGCACGCGTTCGCGTGACGTGGCCGCAATGACTTGAAAACATTGGCGGAGG contains:
- a CDS encoding BsuPI-related putative proteinase inhibitor, encoding MSVWTLALLVALGMATPAAAADPLAVRVFTDKGTYDRNEQALLTLEVKNTSSLYVSVSFGSGQQYDFVARDASGATLWTWSNGKTFSPYGSSKMLAPGETWSVQETWSFVDDAGSSLLDGTFSITGTYLGNYLGRSGTKSGTQDVVLQTSDPLVATFSTDKTSYSRFSSAPLYLTVTNVAAYPVTIGFQNGQLYEFSARNSSGQEVWTWSTGKTFDPAASELVLAPGESLTFNESWSFNDNSGGSVADGYYTVSGTFLGQAYGAVEPKGGESQIRVYTLF
- a CDS encoding TIGR02265 family protein, yielding MEERPQLLARLARCKQEHRVPGMFLGSVLVSADALGADIGELARRQIADGERLVESYRYPVSWMLGMLDIIGQTAVVRGGTYGEALYKCGRDAGLAYIRSSVGRMRALVASASGLHRTLEGIPSAVSLAVNFGDVSYRRLSPCSGELIFKQDLIGISWNTGMVVASTAAALGRGPDELKFESIPTDEDASSFLLRICW
- a CDS encoding ATP-binding domain-containing protein, giving the protein MSNTVGELPAHARFIIAEEEELLGRVMASVEAARQRSGSRKQESQGLVAQLQVLRDEAATAPVADLPHLLHQMNQARALLERQQTAQLPEINAPYFAHLRVDGPAGVRDYLLGRTSFADASADVRIIDWRFAPVARVFYRYGEGDAYEEWFGERLSEGTVEVRRLVVIERGRLTRIQSGTLVLVRTPEGAWRMMGAGPASQLEGGGAGTAVRPGQLGIGEGTSRREGALDVTALLDAEQFEAVSVAADQPLLVLGSAGSGKTTVALHRLAKIAFDEHAEYPESRMKVIVPEEGLARLSRRLLAPLGLGKVSVETLDDWAATAARVSFGAKAIKLWEDTPPLVAKLKRHPALRRALAARLGVLKSSATTLPGLRKRLAEVFTERRFLEGVVSYSNGDLPLTAVDETVRHSMLQIATPLSRELEGVDPDRLQTLDGKSLESDTPDELAGTLDLEDLPLLLFLRAQSGSLGAVGRLVHVVLDEVEDFSLFELFVVGKLLGEARSCTLAGDEMQQTSTSFAGWPAVLTELGVRDAATCRLQVSYRCPRPVTELARKVLGSQATTAAPQAGREGAPVGLHHFPDEAQAHLFIGEALRDLLEREPHASVAVIASSPDQARAFHRVVADMSWARLVLEGDFSFEPGVDVTDVDNVKGLEFDYVVIPDATARAYPAHDEARRRLHIAITRTSHQLWIVSAGVRSPLLAGV